A stretch of DNA from Hydrogenophaga sp. SL48:
CGTGACCCAGGTCAGCGCCAGCGCGGTCAGGGCGCCGGACGCCATGCCCGCCACCATGGGCAGCGGCCGGCCGTTGGCGAACAGGCCCACGATGCCCATGGCCGCCGCGCCGCAGAGCATCTGCAGCGTGCCCATGAGGGCCGACGCGGTGCCCGCAATCGCGCCATGCGCCTCCAGCGCCAGCACCGACACCGTGGGAATCACCAGCCCCATGAAGGCGCTGGCCACGAAGTACAGCACCACCAGCACCACCAGCCGGTCACCACCGCCCAGGTAATACGCCAGCAGCGTCGCCATCACCAGCCCGCAGGCGGTGACGGCCCACTTCGCCAGCGGCACCAGCCCGAACCGCCGCCCCAGGGGGCCGGTCAGTTGCGCGGAGCCAATGAACGCGGCGGCGTTGAGCCCGAAGGCCAGGCTGTATTGCGTGGGGGTCAGGCCGTAGTGGTTGATCAGCACAAAGGGCGACCCGGCCAGGTAGACGAAGAAGCCCGCCATGGCGAAGGCGCCGATGAGCACCAGCCCCAGGTAATGCCGGTCGCGCAGCAGCACACCGTAGGCGCGCAGCGCGCTGCCCAGGCTGCTGTCCACGCGCTCGGCCTCGCTGCGCGTTTCGGCCAGCGCACCGCGCACCAGCAACATGCCGGCCACCGCCGCCAGCGCCACCACCCAGAACACGCCGCGCCAGCCGGTCAGCGCGATCACGCCGCTGCCCGCCAGCGGCGCCAGGATGGGTGAGACGCTGAACACCAGCATCAGCAGCGACATCAGGCGCGCGGCCTCCGCGCCGGTGTGCAGGTCGCGCACGATGGCACGGGGAATCGCCATGCCGGCCGCCGCGCCC
This window harbors:
- a CDS encoding multidrug effflux MFS transporter, with the translated sequence MLSRYLKMALVLGLLSAIGPFAIDMYLPALPDIGRSLGAEVGAVQLTLTAFFLSIGLGQLLYGPVSDMVGRKPPLYAGLALFTLASIGCALATDIHTLVALRFLQGLGAAAGMAIPRAIVRDLHTGAEAARLMSLLMLVFSVSPILAPLAGSGVIALTGWRGVFWVVALAAVAGMLLVRGALAETRSEAERVDSSLGSALRAYGVLLRDRHYLGLVLIGAFAMAGFFVYLAGSPFVLINHYGLTPTQYSLAFGLNAAAFIGSAQLTGPLGRRFGLVPLAKWAVTACGLVMATLLAYYLGGGDRLVVLVVLYFVASAFMGLVIPTVSVLALEAHGAIAGTASALMGTLQMLCGAAAMGIVGLFANGRPLPMVAGMASGALTALALTWVTLRVDLSPHAPPLRGSLPPEGAGPALGRPGDRPT